One Pecten maximus chromosome 7, xPecMax1.1, whole genome shotgun sequence genomic window carries:
- the LOC117331007 gene encoding potassium voltage-gated channel subfamily A member 1-like, with product MQFVNTPTIGRRFLGGQYNNEVAKLRSSPAEFSSRPSSLLGFEVISNNDYVTVDGHDTSVSDDEGLELSSGVSSNPSDGGGHCCVNECCQRVFINVSGLKFETQLKTLNRLPNTLLGNPFLRERYWDVKHNEYFFDRHRPSFQAILYFYQSGGRLKCPYEVPVDVFIEELKFFGFDKELVDDYQEIEGFILEKECPMPENTTLKVIWQLFEQPRSSFAARLVAILSVCFICLSIGVFCIETVPNYSVDACVYTYFNSTENNSSEQLKMPAVTINFGNHFFVLESVCVAWFILELVIRFISCPSKRSFIMSVLNWVDLTSVMPHLVFVGTYFLFGVCIDSTASDALVLVRVLRVMRVLKLGKHSPGLQALALTIRNSVQELGLFVLFLALGVIIFSTAMFYSERLVENSHFKSIPQTFWWSIVSMTTVGYGDMFPQGIAGKIVGTFTVLGGILTIALPVPIVVSNFNNIYSARTGRLPLY from the coding sequence ATGCAATTCGTAAACACTCCGACAATCGGACGGCGGTTTCTTGGCGGACAGTATAACAATGAAGTAGCCAAACTAAGATCCTCCCCAGCAGAGTTTTCGTCCAGACCTTCGTCATTGCTTGGTTTTGAGGTCATATCGAACAACGATTACGTCACTGTGGATGGCCATGATACGTCGGTAAGTGATGATGAAGGTCTGGAACTGTCGTCCGGTGTCTCCTCTAACCCTAGTGACGGAGGAGGACACTGCTGTGTGAATGAGTGCTGCCAACGGGTCTTCATCAACGTCAGTGGTCTTAAGTTTGAAACTCAGTTAAAAACTCTCAACAGGCTTCCAAATACTCTCCTGGGAAACCCGTTTCTTCGAGAACGTTATTGGGATGTAAAGCACAACGAGTATTTCTTTGACAGACACCGACCAAGCTTCCAAGCTATCTTGTACTTCTATCAAAGCGGAGGACGTCTAAAATGTCCGTACGAGGTTCCGGTGGACGTGTTTATCGAGGAGTTAAAATTCTTTGGGTTCGATAAGGAACTGGTAGACGACTACCAAGAGATAGAGGGCTTCATTCTGGAGAAGGAGTGTCCTATGCCGGAAAACACAACATTGAAAGTTATATGGCAGTTGTTCGAACAGCCCCGTAGTTCCTTCGCAGCCAGATTGGTGGCCATTCTCTCAGTTTGCTTCATTTGTCTGTCTATTGGTGTTTTCTGCATTGAGACCGTGCCAAACTATAGCGTCGACGCCTGTGTGTATACGTATTTCAATTCTACAGAAAACAATTCATCAGAACAACTCAAAATGCCTGCAGTAACAATCAACTTTGGAAACCACTTTTTCGTCCTGGAGAGTGTGTGTGTAGCCTGGTTTATATTGGAACTGGTGATACGGTTTATCTCGTGTCCCTCAAAACGGTCCTTCATCATGAGTGTCCTTAATTGGGTAGATTTGACGTCAGTCATGCCCCACCTGGTGTTCGTCGGTACGTATTTTTTATTCGGAGTATGTATTGACTCCACAGCAAGCGATGCGCTGGTCCTTGTCAGGGTATTACGTGTTATGAGAGTACTTAAACTTGGCAAACATTCCCCGGGTCTGCAGGCCCTCGCCCTCACTATCAGAAACAGTGTCCAGGAACTCGGACTGTTCGTCTTGTTTTTGGCCCTTGGGGTGATAATATTCTCCACGGCGATGTTTTACAGCGAACGACTAGTAGAGAACAGCCATTTTAAAAGTATACCGCAAACGTTCTGGTGGTCAATCGTCTCCATGACGACAGTTGGATACGGAGACATGTTTCCGCAAGGGATAGCCGGGAAGATTGTTGGTACTTTCACCGTTCTAGGTGGTATATTAACAATTGCCCTTCCTGTTCCAATCGTCGTGTCAAACTTTAACAACATCTACAGCGCGCGCACAGGAAGACTTCCCCTGTATTGA